A portion of the Acidisarcina polymorpha genome contains these proteins:
- a CDS encoding DUF1801 domain-containing protein, giving the protein MESASAQIDAKIKQLADWRGKTFAQVRAIIHAADPEIVEEWKWVKPTNPGTPVFSHAGIVCTGETYKSVVKLTFAKGAALKDPAGLFNSSLDGNVRRAIDIHEDDKIDEGALKDLIRAAVELNLNSKKPRRA; this is encoded by the coding sequence GTGGAATCCGCCTCCGCACAAATCGACGCGAAGATCAAGCAGCTTGCAGACTGGCGCGGCAAGACGTTCGCGCAGGTGCGCGCAATCATTCACGCAGCAGACCCTGAGATCGTCGAAGAGTGGAAGTGGGTAAAGCCCACCAATCCTGGGACCCCCGTCTTCTCCCACGCCGGCATCGTCTGCACCGGAGAGACCTATAAGAGCGTCGTTAAGCTTACCTTCGCCAAAGGCGCTGCGCTCAAGGATCCTGCTGGTCTGTTCAACTCCAGCCTCGACGGCAATGTCCGGCGCGCCATCGACATCCACGAAGACGACAAGATCGATGAGGGCGCCCTGAAGGATCTCATTCGTGCTGCCGTAGAACTCAACCTCAACAGCAAGAAGCCCCGCCGGGCGTGA
- a CDS encoding PadR family transcriptional regulator has translation MGVLHRGDFHPYEIKRRLSQAMIECFTDVDVGTLYYAVAQLARSGLLAAVAHERVARGGMRTVYRITPRGRDRFRELLHAQFAAEGDLRQTLYGPMLFLHLADLDLVAAALRHQIDRQNARLAEIRKLRQQWEAMLPTGSRHLMQHMAEQCRLDLRWLRAVLADVEAGSIGDTPDPGRLAAK, from the coding sequence TTGGGCGTTCTGCATCGCGGCGATTTTCATCCCTATGAGATCAAGCGGCGGCTGAGCCAGGCCATGATCGAGTGCTTTACCGATGTCGATGTCGGCACGCTCTACTACGCCGTGGCCCAGCTTGCCCGGTCCGGATTGTTGGCCGCCGTCGCCCACGAGCGCGTGGCGCGGGGCGGTATGCGTACGGTTTATCGCATCACTCCGCGCGGCAGGGACCGCTTTCGCGAACTACTGCACGCGCAGTTCGCCGCCGAGGGCGACCTTAGGCAGACCCTCTACGGGCCCATGCTCTTCCTGCATCTCGCCGACCTCGATCTGGTGGCTGCGGCTCTGCGCCACCAGATCGACAGGCAGAATGCGCGGCTCGCGGAGATCCGGAAATTGCGCCAGCAGTGGGAGGCGATGCTCCCCACCGGCAGCCGCCACCTCATGCAGCACATGGCGGAGCAATGCCGTCTCGACCTGCGCTGGCTCCGCGCGGTACTCGCCGATGTCGAGGCCGGAAGTATCGGCGATACCCCTGACCCAGGCCGCCTCGCGGCCAAGTAG
- a CDS encoding phosphoketolase family protein translates to MSTEAQVPVESPTEANGRPKPTPELLQKMNAYWRAANYLTVGQIYLKDNPLLEHPLTLADIKPRLLGHWGTTTGLNFIYTHLNRLIVERDLDMIYIIGPGHGGPGIVAHTYLEGSYSESYPAIEQNKDGMKRLFRQFSWPYGIPSHVAPETPGSIHEGGELGYSVLHAYGAAFDNPNLIVACIVGDGEAETGPAATSWHSNKFLNPVRDGAVLPILHLNGYKIANPTVLARIPEEELLDLFRGYGYEPFTLTGNDPMTMHAEMAEVMDTIVDRIHAIQKAARVEGDTERPRWPMLILRTLKGWTGPKEVDGKPVEGTWRAHQVPLDGLAKNPEHVQLLEEWLKSYRHDELFDENGKFRAELADIAPKGRRRMGMNAHANGGLLWQPLKMPRFQDFAVEVPHPGSSLSEATRVLGKFLGEVMKCNLDSNNFRIFGPDETASNRIDDGYVVSGKTWLDKQLPVDVSLSPTGRYMEILSEHMCQGWLEGYLLTGRHGFFSCYEAFIHIIDSMVNQHAKWLKTTREITWRKPIASLNYLLTSHVWRQDHNGFSHQDPGFINHLVTKKSEIVRIYLAPDANCLLSIGDHCLRSRNYINLIIAGKQPAENWLTMEEAIKHCTAGLGKWEWASNDNGGDPDVVMACCGDVPTLETLAAVTNLREDYPDIKIRVVNVVDLMTLEPQSEHPHGIPDEDFNNLFTKNKPVIFAFHGYPMIVHQLTYRRTNHDNIHVRGYKEEGTTTTPFDMCVLNNIDRFQLAYDAIRRIPRFADQKDAAYQRYTEQIQRHKLYVSENGEDLPEVRDWKWTL, encoded by the coding sequence ATGTCCACGGAAGCTCAAGTGCCAGTTGAAAGCCCGACCGAAGCCAACGGCCGGCCAAAGCCAACTCCCGAACTCCTACAGAAGATGAATGCCTATTGGCGCGCGGCAAACTACTTGACCGTCGGTCAGATTTACCTGAAGGACAATCCGCTTCTCGAACATCCGCTGACTTTAGCCGACATCAAACCGCGACTACTCGGGCATTGGGGGACTACTACTGGGCTTAATTTTATTTACACCCATCTGAATCGGCTGATCGTGGAACGCGATCTGGACATGATCTACATCATCGGGCCTGGGCATGGGGGTCCGGGGATCGTTGCGCACACTTACCTAGAAGGCTCTTACAGCGAAAGCTACCCTGCAATTGAGCAAAATAAAGACGGAATGAAGCGGCTTTTCCGGCAGTTTTCATGGCCCTACGGCATCCCTTCGCACGTTGCGCCGGAGACTCCGGGATCGATCCATGAAGGCGGGGAGCTGGGTTATTCGGTACTGCATGCCTACGGCGCGGCCTTCGACAATCCCAACCTGATCGTCGCCTGCATTGTCGGCGATGGCGAAGCCGAAACCGGGCCGGCGGCTACCAGCTGGCATTCGAATAAGTTCCTGAATCCAGTGCGCGATGGGGCGGTTCTGCCGATTCTCCACCTGAACGGCTACAAGATTGCCAACCCAACCGTGCTGGCGCGGATTCCAGAAGAGGAGCTGCTCGACCTTTTCCGTGGTTACGGATACGAGCCTTTTACCTTGACGGGCAACGATCCAATGACCATGCATGCAGAGATGGCGGAGGTGATGGATACCATCGTCGATCGGATTCACGCCATTCAAAAGGCAGCACGCGTGGAAGGCGATACTGAGCGCCCACGCTGGCCGATGCTGATCCTGCGCACCTTGAAAGGCTGGACGGGGCCGAAGGAAGTGGATGGCAAGCCGGTAGAAGGAACATGGCGGGCCCATCAGGTTCCGCTCGACGGGCTGGCCAAGAATCCGGAACACGTCCAACTGCTCGAGGAGTGGCTGAAGAGCTATCGCCACGACGAACTCTTCGACGAGAACGGCAAGTTCCGCGCTGAACTGGCGGACATCGCCCCCAAGGGCCGGCGCCGTATGGGCATGAATGCACACGCCAACGGCGGCCTGCTATGGCAGCCGCTGAAGATGCCGCGCTTTCAGGATTTTGCCGTAGAGGTGCCTCACCCCGGATCATCGTTGAGCGAGGCGACGCGAGTTCTAGGGAAGTTCCTGGGCGAGGTCATGAAGTGCAACCTCGACAGCAACAACTTTCGCATCTTTGGACCGGATGAGACCGCGTCCAACCGCATCGATGACGGCTATGTCGTGAGCGGCAAGACCTGGCTCGACAAACAGCTTCCGGTGGACGTAAGCCTCTCGCCGACGGGCCGCTACATGGAGATCCTCAGCGAACACATGTGCCAGGGATGGCTCGAAGGCTATCTGCTCACGGGACGCCATGGGTTTTTCTCCTGTTATGAAGCCTTTATCCACATCATCGATTCGATGGTGAACCAGCATGCAAAGTGGTTGAAGACGACACGCGAGATCACCTGGCGCAAGCCGATCGCCTCGCTGAACTACCTGCTCACCTCGCATGTCTGGCGGCAGGACCACAATGGTTTTTCGCACCAGGATCCCGGCTTCATCAATCATCTGGTCACCAAAAAGTCGGAGATCGTGCGCATTTATCTTGCACCCGACGCGAACTGCCTGCTCTCGATTGGAGATCACTGTCTCCGCAGCCGGAACTATATCAACCTAATCATCGCCGGCAAACAGCCAGCGGAGAACTGGCTGACCATGGAAGAGGCGATCAAGCACTGCACCGCCGGTCTGGGCAAGTGGGAGTGGGCGAGCAATGACAATGGCGGCGATCCGGATGTAGTCATGGCCTGCTGCGGAGACGTGCCGACGCTGGAGACGCTAGCCGCGGTCACCAACCTGCGCGAGGATTATCCGGACATCAAGATCCGCGTGGTCAATGTGGTCGACCTGATGACGCTCGAACCGCAGAGTGAACATCCGCATGGCATCCCGGATGAGGATTTCAATAACCTCTTCACCAAGAACAAGCCGGTCATCTTCGCCTTTCATGGTTATCCAATGATCGTTCACCAACTCACTTACCGGCGCACCAATCACGACAACATCCATGTACGCGGCTACAAAGAAGAAGGCACCACCACAACGCCGTTCGATATGTGCGTACTGAATAACATTGACCGCTTCCAGCTCGCTTATGACGCCATCCGCCGCATTCCCAGGTTTGCGGACCAAAAGGACGCCGCCTATCAGCGTTACACCGAACAGATCCAACGCCACAAGCTTTATGTTTCGGAAAATGGCGAGGATCTGCCGGAGGTCAGAGATTGGAAGTGGACGCTGTAA
- a CDS encoding HAD-IA family hydrolase: MKLKVKGILFDMDGVLVSSIGSVERSWTRWALMHGLDPVEAIKSAHGRRSIESVRALRPDLDAEAENTRIEDWEIADTDGVEQLAGVGDLIARLPEGSWAIVTSATRRLAETRLQAGGIIPPARWISAEMVTNGKPDPEPYLKGAELLGFAPQDCLVIEDAATGAEAGRAAGCKVLATTFSHSVESLEAADWVIDSLEHLTVTILPDGQGLELEFQPLPRP; encoded by the coding sequence ATGAAGCTAAAGGTCAAAGGGATATTGTTCGATATGGACGGCGTCCTGGTCAGTTCGATCGGGTCAGTTGAGCGTTCCTGGACGAGATGGGCACTGATGCATGGGCTCGACCCCGTAGAGGCGATCAAGAGTGCCCACGGTCGACGCAGCATCGAATCGGTAAGAGCGTTGCGGCCCGATCTCGATGCGGAAGCAGAAAACACCAGGATTGAAGACTGGGAGATTGCGGATACCGACGGCGTGGAACAGCTGGCTGGCGTCGGCGACCTGATCGCCCGGTTACCGGAAGGGTCCTGGGCTATTGTGACATCGGCCACCCGCCGTCTGGCCGAGACTCGACTCCAGGCGGGTGGAATCATTCCGCCAGCCCGTTGGATCAGCGCGGAGATGGTCACGAACGGCAAACCCGATCCCGAACCCTACCTCAAGGGAGCAGAATTACTAGGGTTTGCTCCGCAGGACTGCCTCGTTATTGAAGACGCCGCAACGGGAGCGGAGGCCGGACGAGCAGCCGGCTGCAAGGTGCTCGCCACAACTTTTTCTCATTCCGTTGAGAGTCTTGAAGCCGCCGACTGGGTCATCGATTCTCTGGAGCACCTTACCGTGACGATCCTGCCGGACGGGCAGGGGTTAGAACTTGAATTTCAACCCCTGCCACGGCCTTAA
- a CDS encoding putative quinol monooxygenase, translating into MKRQQVVVPGLIHGSIHGSILGLILGLTLISSCFFWAIRRGYSEQKEDRIVRIAELEIYPDQLSAYRAALEEEIDASIRIEPGVLTLNAVSIKDHPEQVWLFETYRDAASYQAHLQSAHFKKYKQQTQQMVKSLTLIETDPILLGSKFR; encoded by the coding sequence ATGAAAAGACAACAAGTCGTGGTCCCTGGTTTGATCCATGGTTCGATCCATGGTTCGATCCTTGGTTTGATTCTCGGCTTAACCCTGATCTCCTCGTGTTTCTTCTGGGCGATACGGCGCGGATATTCAGAACAGAAGGAAGACCGCATCGTCAGGATCGCAGAGCTGGAAATTTATCCCGATCAACTGAGCGCCTACAGAGCAGCACTCGAAGAAGAAATCGACGCATCAATCCGCATCGAGCCGGGTGTGCTGACCTTGAACGCCGTTTCCATCAAAGACCATCCCGAACAGGTCTGGCTCTTCGAGACCTATCGCGATGCGGCTTCCTATCAGGCGCACCTGCAATCGGCCCACTTCAAGAAGTACAAACAGCAGACGCAGCAGATGGTGAAGTCCCTGACCCTTATCGAAACCGATCCAATCCTGCTCGGCTCGAAGTTCAGATAA
- the proC gene encoding pyrroline-5-carboxylate reductase, translating into MTEDVANLKIAVLGAGKMGGILLQAFLKEGLFARSQIFATVAHERRATLLADQWGIEVSTDNLAAVERADLILLGVKPFQIPDLITRIHPALTIEKTIFSIAASVTTRAIEEAAEIEIPVIRAMPNTPSQVGAGMTALCRGRFATEPQMQLAARIFETVGRSVTVDEKLMDAVTGLSASGPAFIYIILESLAEAGVKVGLARDVATLLAAQTTFGAAKMVLETGYHPALLKDAVTTPAGCTIDGILELEEGGLRVTLIKAVMRAAQRAKELAAG; encoded by the coding sequence ATGACAGAAGACGTTGCAAACCTGAAGATCGCAGTGCTCGGCGCCGGAAAGATGGGCGGTATCCTGCTTCAGGCTTTTCTGAAGGAAGGCTTGTTTGCCAGGAGTCAGATCTTTGCCACCGTCGCCCATGAGCGGCGAGCAACCCTGCTTGCCGATCAATGGGGCATCGAAGTCTCAACTGACAATCTCGCCGCCGTTGAACGCGCCGACCTTATTCTGCTGGGAGTCAAGCCGTTCCAGATACCGGATTTGATCACGCGTATCCATCCGGCGCTCACCATTGAAAAAACGATATTTTCAATTGCCGCTTCGGTCACAACGCGCGCCATTGAAGAGGCCGCCGAGATCGAAATCCCGGTCATTCGCGCCATGCCGAATACCCCATCGCAGGTAGGTGCCGGAATGACAGCGTTGTGCCGGGGCCGTTTCGCTACCGAACCCCAGATGCAACTCGCCGCCCGCATCTTTGAGACGGTCGGCAGGTCAGTCACCGTCGATGAGAAGCTCATGGACGCGGTAACTGGCCTTTCCGCTAGCGGTCCGGCGTTTATCTACATCATTCTCGAGTCGCTTGCAGAAGCTGGTGTCAAGGTCGGTCTCGCGCGGGATGTCGCAACCTTGCTGGCAGCGCAAACCACCTTTGGGGCTGCGAAGATGGTGCTCGAGACCGGATATCATCCGGCGCTACTCAAGGATGCGGTGACCACCCCGGCGGGCTGCACCATCGATGGAATTCTTGAGTTGGAAGAGGGCGGTTTGCGCGTAACGCTGATCAAGGCAGTGATGCGCGCCGCACAGCGAGCAAAGGAGCTGGCCGCTGGCTAA
- a CDS encoding DoxX family protein, translated as MTAKAKYTAYWTTTILVAFFIGGGGGAQVMQFRTNPHGLVPVLGYPTYFFAILGSWKVLGALAILAPRLPRLKEWAYAGIFFDLTGAALSCAAVGGYGAYGFHIFAPLILTGLTVASWALRPESRTIRILSGSTNRPATNRQAEMNPLAANIA; from the coding sequence ATGACGGCGAAGGCAAAATACACCGCATATTGGACCACAACCATCCTCGTAGCCTTTTTCATCGGAGGCGGCGGCGGCGCGCAGGTAATGCAATTTCGAACCAATCCCCATGGCCTCGTGCCCGTCCTCGGCTACCCAACCTACTTCTTTGCCATCCTGGGATCTTGGAAAGTGCTCGGCGCCCTTGCCATACTCGCACCGCGCCTTCCGCGCCTCAAAGAATGGGCCTATGCCGGCATCTTCTTCGATCTCACCGGCGCGGCCCTATCTTGCGCCGCGGTCGGCGGCTACGGCGCTTATGGCTTCCACATCTTCGCCCCTTTGATCCTTACTGGGCTTACTGTGGCCTCCTGGGCGCTCCGGCCGGAAAGCAGAACCATCCGCATTCTATCCGGTTCGACAAACCGGCCAGCAACCAACAGGCAGGCCGAGATGAACCCGCTCGCCGCTAACATCGCCTAA
- a CDS encoding DUF885 domain-containing protein, producing MKMKRSPSIKKSVTLGFALLMLPAAVSPRTLLAQLAPSIPISIADREKALNTLFDEIWQDQLKHQPEFASSIGDKRYDDQLTDYSVAAYDAQLARGRSYIEKLSLIDPSGLPDQTQLSLDLMLRQLIDEQEESRFKTWEIPVNQMDGIHADLPRLVRQISFDKAEDYDRYVSRLNKVPVAFQQITEDMSAGIDDNRTMPKYLMEKVLVQVNAIANQKPEETTFAAPLKKFPAGISAEEQKRIQTDVLDAISKQVIPTYARFAKYLTAVYIPKGRTEIGVSSLPDGDAYYAFCIRQRTTTKMTAGQIHQIGIDQVKQDETEMLAIAQKLGYKDIPSLRAAMNANPKLHPTSGEELLSAYRGYIDGMKPKLPALFGRLPKAPLTVEAVPAFLEKDSAFAYYEPGTPDGKRPGTVFISTYKYESRLLSGAETTAYHEGLPGHHLQVSVAQELSGLPEFRKYINYTAYVEGWGLYAERLGKDVGLYTDPYSDFGRLEADMHRAIRLVVDTGIHSEHWTREQVVDYFHAHSGLDEATVQSETDRYVAMPGQALGYKIGQLKLLELRSRAQQTLGAKFDIKAFHDQVIDSGALPLDVLETRVDAWIAQQKAGK from the coding sequence ATGAAGATGAAAAGGTCGCCATCTATTAAGAAATCGGTCACGCTGGGTTTCGCGTTGCTGATGCTCCCGGCAGCGGTCTCCCCCAGGACTTTACTAGCTCAATTGGCTCCCTCAATCCCTATCTCGATCGCGGATCGCGAGAAAGCCCTGAACACGCTCTTCGATGAGATCTGGCAAGACCAGTTGAAGCATCAGCCCGAGTTTGCCTCGAGCATCGGAGACAAGCGCTATGACGATCAGCTGACGGATTACTCGGTTGCTGCCTATGACGCCCAGCTGGCCCGTGGCCGGAGCTACATTGAGAAACTCAGCCTGATCGACCCGAGCGGCCTTCCCGACCAAACCCAGCTCAGTCTCGATCTGATGCTGCGCCAGCTTATCGATGAACAGGAAGAATCCCGATTTAAGACGTGGGAGATTCCAGTAAACCAGATGGATGGCATCCACGCCGACCTGCCGCGGCTGGTGCGCCAGATCAGCTTTGACAAGGCGGAGGATTATGACCGCTATGTCTCCAGACTGAACAAGGTGCCGGTCGCATTCCAGCAGATCACGGAAGACATGAGTGCGGGCATCGACGATAACCGGACGATGCCGAAATACCTGATGGAGAAGGTGTTGGTTCAGGTCAACGCGATCGCCAACCAGAAGCCCGAAGAGACAACTTTCGCCGCCCCGCTGAAGAAGTTTCCCGCGGGGATTTCCGCCGAAGAGCAGAAACGCATTCAGACGGACGTGTTGGACGCAATCTCGAAGCAGGTGATCCCTACCTATGCCCGCTTCGCGAAATATCTGACCGCTGTCTACATTCCGAAAGGCCGCACCGAAATAGGAGTGTCGTCGCTACCTGATGGGGATGCGTATTACGCGTTTTGCATCCGCCAACGTACCACCACGAAGATGACTGCCGGTCAGATCCATCAAATCGGCATCGATCAGGTCAAGCAGGACGAGACGGAGATGCTGGCCATCGCTCAGAAGCTTGGCTACAAAGACATCCCTTCGCTGCGTGCCGCAATGAACGCGAATCCGAAGCTGCACCCCACCTCAGGGGAAGAGTTGTTGAGTGCCTATCGGGGCTACATCGATGGAATGAAGCCCAAACTCCCAGCGCTCTTTGGCCGTTTGCCAAAGGCACCTTTGACCGTTGAGGCAGTTCCCGCATTTCTCGAGAAAGACTCGGCCTTCGCCTACTACGAACCCGGAACGCCGGATGGCAAGCGTCCTGGGACTGTCTTCATCTCGACCTATAAATATGAATCCAGGCTGCTTTCCGGAGCCGAGACGACTGCCTACCACGAAGGCCTGCCCGGGCACCACCTTCAGGTTTCGGTCGCGCAGGAATTAAGCGGGCTGCCGGAATTTCGCAAATACATTAACTACACTGCCTATGTCGAGGGATGGGGGCTGTACGCCGAAAGACTTGGAAAGGATGTCGGTCTTTACACGGACCCTTACAGCGATTTTGGAAGGCTCGAAGCGGATATGCATCGAGCCATTCGTCTCGTGGTCGATACCGGAATCCACTCAGAACACTGGACCCGGGAGCAGGTCGTTGATTATTTCCATGCCCACTCCGGACTCGATGAGGCTACAGTTCAATCGGAGACCGATCGCTACGTCGCAATGCCCGGACAGGCGCTTGGCTACAAGATCGGTCAGTTGAAGCTCCTTGAGCTCCGCAGCCGAGCTCAACAGACACTAGGAGCAAAGTTCGATATCAAGGCATTCCACGATCAGGTGATCGATTCGGGCGCTCTGCCACTCGATGTTCTCGAGACCCGCGTTGACGCTTGGATTGCCCAGCAGAAGGCTGGTAAATGA
- a CDS encoding FMN-dependent NADH-azoreductase — protein sequence MPTLLVIESSPRPASVSTSLTQKFVAEWQQKYPGGNVITRNLFAQPAPFVSEAWIMAAYTPKDHRTAEQTAALAASDEYIQELSQADTIVIGAPMHNFSISAPLKAWIDQIVRPGATFSIGEGGYKGLLDSKKKVIVASARGGEYTGELAFLDHQTPYLKTILGFIGLTDVHFALANNQSRAAEAAEAGLKLGTEQILALA from the coding sequence ATGCCTACCCTGCTTGTCATTGAATCAAGCCCTCGTCCGGCTTCTGTGTCCACTTCACTTACTCAGAAATTCGTAGCTGAATGGCAGCAGAAGTATCCAGGCGGGAACGTCATCACCCGCAACTTGTTTGCTCAACCCGCTCCTTTTGTCAGCGAAGCCTGGATCATGGCTGCCTACACGCCCAAGGACCACCGGACCGCTGAACAAACAGCGGCACTGGCCGCCTCTGACGAATATATTCAAGAGCTCTCCCAAGCCGATACGATCGTAATTGGCGCTCCCATGCACAACTTCAGCATCTCCGCTCCACTCAAGGCCTGGATTGACCAGATCGTGCGGCCGGGGGCAACTTTCTCTATCGGCGAAGGTGGCTATAAGGGGCTTCTCGACTCCAAGAAGAAGGTGATTGTCGCTTCGGCGCGCGGCGGGGAATACACTGGAGAACTGGCATTTCTAGATCATCAAACACCTTACCTAAAGACCATTCTCGGCTTCATCGGGCTGACGGACGTGCACTTCGCTTTGGCGAACAACCAGAGCCGGGCTGCCGAGGCGGCGGAAGCGGGCCTGAAACTTGGAACCGAACAGATTCTGGCGCTTGCCTGA
- a CDS encoding CPBP family intramembrane glutamic endopeptidase, translating into MSRAYLVVEFTLIFVGIPIWLRLASRKVPPLPLLWVASGLCLWMLLRDPGFDRSLLWNPAPLANSLNSILIPFALAVVGIGLGVLHFAPRLLFNFVRVNPGLWALVMLLYPVLSVYPQSIIYRAFLMHRYQTLFISPWALILGSGMAFSLMHLIFRNPLAPALTLIGGILFAYRYQRTGSLFVSSLEHSLYGCFLFTIGLGRYFYARVI; encoded by the coding sequence ATGTCCAGAGCATATTTGGTCGTCGAGTTCACCCTCATTTTTGTCGGGATTCCGATTTGGCTGCGGCTCGCTTCGCGCAAAGTCCCTCCTCTGCCGCTTCTCTGGGTTGCGTCTGGACTATGCCTATGGATGCTGCTGCGCGATCCAGGCTTTGACCGCTCGCTACTCTGGAACCCGGCTCCCCTCGCGAACAGTCTGAACAGCATCCTGATTCCCTTTGCGCTGGCCGTCGTTGGGATCGGCTTGGGTGTCCTTCATTTTGCACCGCGTCTGCTCTTCAATTTCGTCCGCGTTAACCCAGGCCTTTGGGCTCTGGTCATGCTGCTCTATCCGGTTTTGTCGGTCTATCCGCAGTCGATCATCTATCGGGCCTTTCTGATGCATCGCTATCAAACGCTCTTCATATCTCCGTGGGCGCTGATTCTAGGAAGTGGCATGGCTTTCAGTCTCATGCATCTTATCTTCCGCAATCCTCTCGCGCCCGCCTTGACCCTGATCGGCGGAATTCTCTTCGCCTACCGTTATCAGCGGACTGGCTCCCTCTTCGTCTCCTCGCTTGAGCATTCGCTTTATGGCTGCTTCCTTTTCACCATCGGACTTGGCCGCTATTTCTACGCGCGCGTCATCTAA
- a CDS encoding SRPBCC family protein yields MSNPADSPRTLVIERVFPHPPEKLWRALTEGPLLAQWMMNNDFEPVVGRKFQFRADPMPNWNGIVDCEVLVVEPLQRLTYNWGVGGAESGLQWVVSLTLTPVEAGTQLRMEQSGFGPNQQAAYQGANYGWQSFFGKLESVIGGLQ; encoded by the coding sequence ATGAGCAACCCAGCAGACAGCCCCCGCACTCTCGTCATCGAGAGAGTCTTCCCCCACCCTCCGGAGAAGCTATGGCGCGCCCTCACCGAAGGCCCGCTCCTCGCCCAGTGGATGATGAACAATGACTTCGAGCCGGTCGTCGGGCGAAAGTTCCAATTCCGGGCCGATCCCATGCCGAACTGGAATGGCATCGTCGACTGCGAGGTGCTGGTCGTCGAGCCCCTCCAACGCCTCACCTACAACTGGGGTGTCGGCGGAGCCGAATCAGGCCTCCAATGGGTCGTGAGCTTGACCTTGACCCCGGTCGAAGCTGGCACCCAGCTTCGCATGGAACAGTCCGGCTTCGGACCGAATCAGCAGGCAGCATATCAGGGCGCCAATTACGGATGGCAGAGTTTCTTCGGCAAACTGGAGAGTGTGATTGGAGGGTTGCAATGA
- a CDS encoding acetate/propionate family kinase, whose product MSELGILVLNSGSSSIKFSSFRATASEKTELFDGAVDGIGTANGSFHVKGTNGEKLVESAPQVPNREAAFKLIAEALQKPPFPKPDAIGHRVVAGGPHLRDHQRITPEVLAELERSVAFAPLHNPSAIYIIHRLQELFPGVPNFVCFDSAFHQTIPEVAARFAIPQTYFEQGVRRYGAHGISCESTMYQLGLDIPNRLIIAHLGNGCSATAVKDGKSVDTSMGLTPTGGIISGTRTGDIDPGVLLYILRELKAEDGAASLSRDQAADALEKLVNRKSGMLGTSEGLSDMRDLRSAVQKGNPFASMAVGQFIYVLRKFIGAYTAVLGGLDAVVFTGGIGEHDVSTREEVCAGLESLGIVLDPARNQSPQKDPRGLASISSDASAVKVLVVPAKEDLMIASHVYTLLNA is encoded by the coding sequence ATGTCCGAACTCGGAATCCTGGTCCTCAATAGCGGCTCGTCCTCCATCAAATTTTCCAGCTTTCGCGCTACCGCCTCCGAGAAGACGGAACTCTTTGACGGGGCGGTGGACGGCATCGGCACCGCCAATGGCAGCTTTCACGTCAAAGGCACTAATGGCGAGAAGCTGGTTGAAAGTGCGCCGCAGGTCCCGAACCGCGAGGCCGCTTTTAAGTTGATTGCCGAGGCGCTGCAGAAGCCGCCCTTCCCAAAGCCGGATGCCATCGGCCATCGCGTTGTCGCCGGCGGACCGCATCTGCGCGATCACCAGCGAATCACTCCTGAGGTGCTCGCCGAACTAGAGCGCAGCGTCGCATTCGCGCCGCTGCACAATCCCAGCGCAATCTACATCATTCACCGCCTCCAGGAACTTTTTCCCGGAGTACCGAATTTCGTCTGCTTCGATTCAGCCTTCCACCAGACGATCCCTGAAGTGGCTGCGCGTTTTGCAATTCCCCAGACCTATTTTGAGCAAGGCGTGCGCCGCTATGGAGCGCACGGGATCTCCTGCGAGTCCACGATGTACCAGCTAGGCTTGGACATCCCGAATCGCCTGATCATCGCGCATCTGGGCAATGGCTGCTCGGCGACTGCAGTCAAGGATGGTAAGTCGGTCGATACTTCGATGGGATTGACACCGACCGGCGGCATCATCTCCGGGACTCGAACCGGAGACATCGATCCGGGGGTGTTGCTCTACATCTTGAGAGAACTGAAGGCGGAGGATGGAGCTGCTTCGCTAAGCCGCGATCAGGCTGCAGACGCACTCGAAAAGCTGGTCAATCGCAAGTCGGGAATGCTCGGGACCTCGGAGGGCTTGTCCGACATGCGCGACCTGCGGTCGGCTGTCCAGAAAGGCAATCCATTCGCGAGCATGGCCGTCGGCCAATTTATCTATGTTCTGCGGAAGTTTATCGGCGCGTATACGGCCGTTCTTGGCGGACTGGACGCGGTAGTGTTTACCGGCGGGATTGGCGAGCACGACGTCAGCACCCGGGAGGAAGTCTGCGCTGGCCTGGAGTCCCTGGGAATTGTGCTGGACCCGGCGCGAAATCAGTCGCCGCAAAAAGACCCCAGAGGGCTGGCGTCTATCAGCAGCGACGCATCGGCAGTCAAGGTGCTGGTGGTTCCCGCCAAAGAAGATTTGATGATTGCCTCGCATGTGTACACGCTGCTCAACGCCTGA